Genomic window (Kazachstania africana CBS 2517 chromosome 10, complete genome):
ATAGTGAGCCTCATCGAAAGAGtgaaataaataaaaaaagaaaagacgATATGTCAGAAGTATATAGTTTACATTCAGATGATGACATAGGTTCTTCAAGTAATGTAACGGATCAAATCAAGAAACTACATGACGATCCAACTATTACAAAATGGAGGGACTATCAGAAACTTCATGGTACAATTTCTCGTACTACTACGAACGAATTAGGTGATGATGACACTTCATCCGAATGTAGTCACGATGAGCAAGAACAACAACACATAGTAGAAGGCGAGCAAAACTATCCTCACACACTTTTGACCTATCGACAAAAATGGTTCATGGTTTTTTTAATGACGATAACTGGTTTTTGGTCATCCCTGGGTTCTCCAATTTATTATCCTgctttgaaagaattagaacaaaagttcaatattgatgaaaataaagttaATGTCACTGTGGTGGTATATTTATTGTTTCAAGGTGTAGCTCCTGCAATTTCCGGTGGTCTAGCAGATGTTTACGGTCGTAGACCAGTCATTCTTGGAGGTATGCTTATCTTTGTGGTTGCCTCCATTGGTATCGCTAAAGCACCATCTTATGGTGTTATTGTCTTCTTAAGATGTATTCAGAGTATTGGTATCTCACCAACAATTGCTATAAGTTCAGGTGTCGTCAGTGATTTCACTGTGAAAAGGGAAAGAGGTACTTTTGTGGGTGCTACATCGGGTCTTGTCTTAATCGGCCAGGGTATCGGTCCCTTACTAGGTGCCGTCATTACAGCAGCTTTACATTGGAGAGCAGTCTTCTGGTTTTTAACCATCGGCTGTGGTTCCTGTATGATTATTggatttttcttattacCAGAAACCAAGAGAACAATTGTAggtaatctttcaattaaaccaaaaaatatcataaatAGAGCACCCATCACATATTTACCAGTTGTTCAAAAAAGGTTTCATTATGACAACCCAGATTATGATTCTTTGGATTTGAATAAACCAACTCTAGATCTTTCTACTGCTTTCAGAATAACAGCATTACCAGAAAtctttttatctttattgCCTGGTGGGTTACAATTTGCCATGTGGACTTTAATgctttcatcaatttcctCAGAATTAAGTGTCGCGCCATATAATTATTCTTTGACTATAATTGGTGTCTGTTATCTACCAGCTGGTATTGGTGGTTTGGCTGGTTCAATGTTAACCGGTAGAGTGATAGATTTATATTACAGAAGATCTCTTCAGAAGTTTcaagaagataaagaaagtGGGAAAATTTCTGAAGATACAcctttcaataactttaaAGTTCGTCTAGCATGTGTCTTGCCACAATGTTTTATTGCTATTTGTTCCTTTATCCTTTTCGGTTGGAGTGTAGATAAAGGTTGGAAGATTCCTTCCGTTTTAATTACATCATTTGTTTGTTCATATTGTACTATGAGTTCATTATCCGTTATGACTACTTTGTTAGTGGATTTATATCCAACTAAATCATCAACAGCCAGTAGTTGTTTCAACTTCGTTAGATGTTCATTGAGTACTATCTTTATGGGTTGTTTTGCTAAGATGAAACAATCAATGACTGTTGGTGGTACGTTCAGTTTCCTTTGTGGGCTTTTGTTATGTGCCAATCTTTTAACATTCATTCCACTGACTAAAGGTATCCAATtaagagaaagaagagcCGCAAAGATGGAAGCTAAGAGACAAGCTAAGagagatattgaaaaggaaagtGATCTTTGAAGGGAAATATTATACATCGAACCAATTTGCATTTTTTAAAAcgatttaaataaataatttctgCATAATTTATAATACACATACCGTTTAATTTTATACACAATTTTTGATCATTCATTACAAGATAGAATGGGTGATTATAAGAATTCTCTATACGCGCATttgatataatatatatataataataataatttttctatgATTGTAGCCTAAATTTATaatgatttaaataaaaCAACTAGACAAATAAGCGAAAGTTTTGTTGATTTATTGTGGAAAACTattgaagaagcaaaaagaagaatgaaGGTTTTATGACCAGCTTTctattaatttattatttgaggAGACTATTGAGATGCACATTGGACACCTTCAGCACCTTGaccttcatcttcatcatcagaatGGTAACTAGCACCACCTCTAGCACCACGAGAGTTATCGTGTCTACTTGGGTTATAATCGGATAGAACACAGTCATCGACAATTGCATTCTTTGGGAAAGTTGGTAATGGTTTTCTTGCAGGTAAgatttcttctaatttctttaaagtGTCTTCATCGGCAAAATGGTTTTCTGGGAATTTGATTGAGAATTTAATGATTAAATTACCGTAGCCACcgtatttttgaattggCATACCTTTACCTTCGACAACTTTACGCATATTTGGAGCAATGACTTCACCTGGAACGATGGAAACCTTCAACCATTCGCCAGAGACGTGTTCTAAGGCGAATTCACCACCTGCAACGGCGGTCAATAGATCGATTTCAGCTTCGTATATTAAGTCATCACCAACTCTTTGGAAATGCTTGTGTGGTTTTTCACTTATGACAAAGATAACATCACCTGGGATGATATCTGGAGCTTGGTCGGCTTCACCTTTGAATACAACTTTTTGACCATTTTTCATACCTGGATCAACATTAacttgtaaaatttttctttcattggCGATTTTCTTACCATGACAATCTTTACAACGGTCCTTTGCATCGATAATATCACCTGTACCATGACAAACGTCACACTCAGTTTGGAATCTTTGAATCATTGGACCCATTTGTCTAGTCACAAATTTAATACCTTGACCGTTACAACTGGAACATTTCTTGACGGCGCCCTTCTTACCACCTCTACCTTCACAAGTCTTACATaaaatttgtttgtttAAAGCTAATTTAGAAGTCTTACCTTTGTATAATTCTTCTAAACTGACACTAATTTCGTGCTTAATATCTCTACCTCTTTGTGGACCTCTAGGCCTGGAAGCACCAGCTCCACCGAAGAATTGAGAGAACAAATCTTCACCGAAGCCGAAACCACCGGCACCACCTGGCATACCACCATTTCCACTTAAACCATCTTGACCGAACTGATCATAAATATCTCTCTTTTCTGAGTCTGACAAGACTTCGTAGGCAGAAGAagcttctttgaatttttcagcgGCTTCTTCACTTGGATTCTTATCTGgatgatatttcaaagcttGTTTTCTGTAAGCTTTCTTAATTTCAGAATCTGAAGCTGTTGGTGAAACACCCAAGATATCGTATAACTTTGTTTCTCTAACcatttttgttcttttatCTGTATGCTTTTGATCAAACACTTTGTATAAACCCGTGCTAACGTCTTACTTGGAGAGGAAGGAGACTGTAGGTTATTTATTCCATTTAACAACCAACAACAACTACTTAATAATATTAGGtatcatatataaattcaAGTACATCTCATTtgtagaaaaaaaaagaaaaatttcatcgatggcgaaaaaagaatttcaaagaatttcACcgaaggaaaaagaaacaaaaaatttattttgagCTGAGCTCAGCTGGCAAGGCCATCGCTATCAACGTTATCATCGA
Coding sequences:
- the YDJ1 gene encoding type I HSP40 co-chaperone YDJ1 (similar to Saccharomyces cerevisiae YDJ1 (YNL064C); ancestral locus Anc_2.243) produces the protein MVRETKLYDILGVSPTASDSEIKKAYRKQALKYHPDKNPSEEAAEKFKEASSAYEVLSDSEKRDIYDQFGQDGLSGNGGMPGGAGGFGFGEDLFSQFFGGAGASRPRGPQRGRDIKHEISVSLEELYKGKTSKLALNKQILCKTCEGRGGKKGAVKKCSSCNGQGIKFVTRQMGPMIQRFQTECDVCHGTGDIIDAKDRCKDCHGKKIANERKILQVNVDPGMKNGQKVVFKGEADQAPDIIPGDVIFVISEKPHKHFQRVGDDLIYEAEIDLLTAVAGGEFALEHVSGEWLKVSIVPGEVIAPNMRKVVEGKGMPIQKYGGYGNLIIKFSIKFPENHFADEDTLKKLEEILPARKPLPTFPKNAIVDDCVLSDYNPSRHDNSRGARGGASYHSDDEDEGQGAEGVQCASQ
- the AQR1 gene encoding Aqr1p (similar to Saccharomyces cerevisiae AQR1 (YNL065W) and QDR1 (YIL120W); ancestral locus Anc_2.242), which translates into the protein MSEVYSLHSDDDIGSSSNVTDQIKKLHDDPTITKWRDYQKLHGTISRTTTNELGDDDTSSECSHDEQEQQHIVEGEQNYPHTLLTYRQKWFMVFLMTITGFWSSLGSPIYYPALKELEQKFNIDENKVNVTVVVYLLFQGVAPAISGGLADVYGRRPVILGGMLIFVVASIGIAKAPSYGVIVFLRCIQSIGISPTIAISSGVVSDFTVKRERGTFVGATSGLVLIGQGIGPLLGAVITAALHWRAVFWFLTIGCGSCMIIGFFLLPETKRTIVGNLSIKPKNIINRAPITYLPVVQKRFHYDNPDYDSLDLNKPTLDLSTAFRITALPEIFLSLLPGGLQFAMWTLMLSSISSELSVAPYNYSLTIIGVCYLPAGIGGLAGSMLTGRVIDLYYRRSLQKFQEDKESGKISEDTPFNNFKVRLACVLPQCFIAICSFILFGWSVDKGWKIPSVLITSFVCSYCTMSSLSVMTTLLVDLYPTKSSTASSCFNFVRCSLSTIFMGCFAKMKQSMTVGGTFSFLCGLLLCANLLTFIPLTKGIQLRERRAAKMEAKRQAKRDIEKESDL